From a single Mesotoga sp. UBA6090 genomic region:
- a CDS encoding NAD(P)-binding protein, whose amino-acid sequence MARVLINGGGIVGLAAGCFARMKGFDPVILEKSSSPGGLCTSWDRGGYVSMAVFVVLHGLSQALHFTICGRTWERCLRMSTFPRNW is encoded by the coding sequence ATGGCAAGAGTTTTGATTAACGGCGGCGGGATCGTTGGACTGGCCGCTGGGTGTTTTGCCAGAATGAAGGGATTCGACCCGGTAATACTTGAAAAGTCAAGCAGCCCTGGAGGTCTATGCACCTCATGGGATAGAGGCGGATATGTTTCGATGGCTGTATTCGTCGTCTTGCATGGCTTAAGCCAGGCACTCCACTTTACAATATGTGGAAGGACATGGGAGCGATGCCTTCGGATGTCTACTTTCCCGAGGAACTGGTGA